A window of Halovivax gelatinilyticus genomic DNA:
TCGCCGCGGGGTGGAGACAGATGAGGACGGGGCGGGGCGTGTCGCCGATGCGCACCTCTTCGACCGAGCCCGCCTCCTTCGTGACCGCGACCGAGCGTCCGAGGAGGTGTTCGCCCGGGACCTTCCCGAGGGTGACGACCACGTCCGGATCGACGCGATCGATTTCGGCTTCGAGGTAGCCCCGGCAGTGTTCGAGTTCCTCCGTCGATGGGTCGCGGTTGTCCGGCGGTCGACATCGGACGCAGTTGGTGATTCGCACCGACTCGCGTTCGAGTCCGACCGTTCGAAGTTGTTCGTCCAGAACCGAGCCGCTCCGGCCGACGAACGGTTCGCCCTCGGCGTCTTCCTGTGCGCCCGGCGCTTCACCGACGAAGAGAACGTCGGCGTCGGCGGGGCCCGTTCCGTTTACGATTCGGCTTCGCGAGTCGACGAGCGACGGGCACCGGGGGCATCCCTCGACCGCGAGCCCATCCATGTGCTGGGCCTGCTCATCCTCCATGTACGTCCGATGCGCCGGAGCCCACCTACGCGTTTCGAACCGTTCTCGACGGTCGGTCCGATCGAACGTGTCCCGAGTGCGAAAAAGGCACAATCTACCATTGTTAGCGGCTATACGGACCGAATCAGTCTCGTTCGGGCATTCGATCTGGCCGGAAGTATTACCTATTTCTAAACTAATCGCCCCACAAGGACGTGGTTTCGTGAAACTAAGACAGCCAACCGACTTCCTGATCCTCGAAGCGCTCGAAGAGACGGGACGAAACGTCGCACCGAACCTCGCATCGCACACCGGAAAGAGCCGGAAGAACATAAACACCCGACTGCCCGTACTCGAAGACTACGGACTCGTCGAGAAGGTGGGCCCGGCCGATCGATCGGGACTGTACGAGATTACGCAGCTCGGAAAGTCGGCCCTCGTCCACCAGAGCGAGTACGACGAGGTCGACGACTTCGACTCGCTCATCGCCAGCGCGGACGCGGCCACCGACGGTGGAACACCGGCGCAAGCGGTCGCTCGCGGCGAGCACGACGACGAGGAGTAGTTCGGTGCCGGAGGCAGTGAGCAGAAACAGCGATAGCGCTGCTTTCGGTGGTCTACACCGGTTACGGCGGTGTTACCTGAGCTATATCTCGCGACGGACCGTAGGCGCAACCGATGAGTGTGACAACCAGATCGACCGATTCAGTGGGCGGTCAGCCGAATCGAGAACCGGCCACCGAACGCCCCGATTCGGTGGCGGGCCGACGGTGAGACCGTGACTGGCGATCCCCATCTCGTCGGGCACGTCCACCTCAAGGTGTCCGACCTGGAAGCGGCGAGCGAGTTCTACACCGAGGTCCTCGGGCTGTCGGTCACCGAGTCGCACGGCCGATTCCGGTTTCTCTCGTGGGGCGAGCGCCACCACGACGTCGCGCTGCAGGAAGTCAGACCGGATGCTCCGGGCCCGAACGACGGCGTCGGGCTCTACCACGCGGCGATGGAGGTTCCCGACGGCGCTTCGCTGGCGGCGGTGTACGAGCGGGTGCGGGCCCGCGGCGTCGACGTCTCGGCCGTAGACCACGGCATCAGCAAGGCGATTTACTTTTCAGACCCGGCCGGTAACGGGCTCGAGATCTATCTCGATACGCGCGAGGAGAACGACCAACCGCACTGGTCGGGCACTAACCGGTCGTTCGACCCCGAGGGGCTCGCGGCGGATCGGTGATCGGATCCCGCTCACCGAGATTCTGGCGACCCGTCGAAGCGTGCTCGATACGTCGATCCCGCCCGGGCGAGTTCTCTGGCGACGCGGACGGGTTCCGGACGGCCGCCTTCGGGCGTGAACGCTCGTACGAGGTCCTCTCTCTCGTCTACGGAGAGGCCGACGGACCGAAGGTAGACGCGTTCGCCGCCCACCTCGAACGGCGAGCGCGCCGGGAGGTTCCGGTAGCGGTCGAGCCGGTCTGCGAGCGCCTCGCCGTCGAAGGCGTCCCGGAGTGCGGGTTCGAGGCCGTCGCTCGCTTCGAACGTGACCGCGATCGTCGGCAGGTCGGTCTCGGCGGCCAGGCGGTCCATGTCGAGAACGTTGAACCAGGCGGGAGCGATCGCCCCCACGAGGGTACCGTGGAGATCTTCGCGCTCGAGATCGGAGACGATCTGGACGATCGCGTCGGTGAAGTCCAGACCGCCGACGGTCGCCGATTCGAAGGCGGCGCCATCGACGACCCGATCAGCGCGGACCACCGCGCCGGCCACGGTACACCGGTCGCCACGCGTGGATTCGGCGATACCGAGCGCCCTGATTCCGGACGAGTCGCTCATGGGTGTGGTCGTCGAGGGAGACGTTTGGCGGCGACGAGCGTTACCCGTCGTCTTTGATGTCTGCGAGCCGGTCGATGAGTTCGTCGCTGGTGGCGCCGTTGTCGAACTCGATCGACCCCCGAT
This region includes:
- a CDS encoding uracil-DNA glycosylase; translation: MEDEQAQHMDGLAVEGCPRCPSLVDSRSRIVNGTGPADADVLFVGEAPGAQEDAEGEPFVGRSGSVLDEQLRTVGLERESVRITNCVRCRPPDNRDPSTEELEHCRGYLEAEIDRVDPDVVVTLGKVPGEHLLGRSVAVTKEAGSVEEVRIGDTPRPVLICLHPAATLYDRSQEPAFAETIREAAAIAGVSPTDEGGQSRLGEY
- a CDS encoding DUF99 family protein, translating into MSDSSGIRALGIAESTRGDRCTVAGAVVRADRVVDGAAFESATVGGLDFTDAIVQIVSDLEREDLHGTLVGAIAPAWFNVLDMDRLAAETDLPTIAVTFEASDGLEPALRDAFDGEALADRLDRYRNLPARSPFEVGGERVYLRSVGLSVDEREDLVRAFTPEGGRPEPVRVARELARAGSTYRARFDGSPESR
- a CDS encoding VOC family protein, which translates into the protein MTGDPHLVGHVHLKVSDLEAASEFYTEVLGLSVTESHGRFRFLSWGERHHDVALQEVRPDAPGPNDGVGLYHAAMEVPDGASLAAVYERVRARGVDVSAVDHGISKAIYFSDPAGNGLEIYLDTREENDQPHWSGTNRSFDPEGLAADR
- a CDS encoding winged helix-turn-helix transcriptional regulator; this translates as MKLRQPTDFLILEALEETGRNVAPNLASHTGKSRKNINTRLPVLEDYGLVEKVGPADRSGLYEITQLGKSALVHQSEYDEVDDFDSLIASADAATDGGTPAQAVARGEHDDEE